The genomic window accgatatacacctgcgactacaacatccaacatcggcattatcgtctgcatcttaaaatacggatacgatacgggatgttgaagccgtatccaggtacatacgccaagatagtttcacttacctggggttcaaatagctcacaacctatgtattgtccaatcattatgtattttttgggaagctgaaggggagaaatggttgggaaaATCTTCGTTCACGGGCAGCAttatattatttttgtcttgaagaatatcttttgcataaataataaaatttttatatattttttctttgcttcatgattgaaaaaatatgtatatgtgaaaaaaaaatttttttaatgaaaagtaaaatttcaacaagtataaaattcattttcagtcaacaaataaataatataataataaattgttgatcacctaaagtaaacacatttgattcaaatatgattccaaaatgtgattgaaaaactatattcagtttttggtcatttgattattctttttgttggtttttatgaaatattaaaatttagtcattaaaggacttcaaaaatgattccaaaaagtgatggaaaaatgctttttagtttttcatcatcaaaagtattcatatttgattattccttttgttcaattgtatgataactcattatttagtcaggaagagtaatcaaattgtaattgtattgatatgtagggaaattcaaaattgaatcacctaaatgctgagtgggtaattGATTTCAGAAAAAACGAATGGATTTTACAAACGCTAATTggattttgaaaaatataaaaaaaaaaatgtgttcttgCTGTCTAAAATTAACACCCATATGCCGGCTCTGAGTAACTGACAATAGAAGAGTTTAGCAGAAAGAGACCTTCTTTGAGAGTTTCGTGTTTTAAGCATTTAAGGACATATAGAATTTTTGGTTGTTgtaatatttaattaatatatGGTATATTCCATTTATAATCTTTCCAATGTACATATGTTGACAAAAcccatttttaacaattttcgccaaaaattgcgAAATACATCTTAATTTTTAAGATTTGTTGGTTTGTACGTTTAATGGTGAGTtcaattttagaatttttaagaattaatgagcttaacaccggttaaTAATAGTTTTATtcaattatcttttttttttgaggaaaacTTAAAGGAAGGAAACATTTCCTGACATAttacgatggtaccatttcgaaaaccgccacgtcatcatagTGTGTTATTTTCAGTTTTccccaaaaaacaaaaattataattgaataaaaaatactATTAACCGGTGTTAAACTCACTAATTCTGAAAACAAAAGTTAAGctttgttaaaatttaattatataattttttaattggtttattgtttttgtttctaGTGGGTTTACCAGTAATGGCTTTTCATCTCTGGGGTGTTGCTTACAAACGTGGGTTTTTCTGTGATGACAAAACATTGAAACACCCATACAACAAAAGCACTGTCAATAATTGGATGTTATGCCTCATGTGTTTCGTACTTCCTATATCGATTGTGAGTATTTTATTTGATAAGTAAAACTAAACAAAAACATGACTTTTATTCAAAGATATTTGGTACCATAATAATGGGGCATGGGAATACACCAATCTTCCAACCCGTATCTCTAAATAATACAACATTTACTCTTAAACCTGCTTACCCTCTTCTCACATCACCCTCTAAAATAATCTATATTTCGTTCTCTCCCTTCTAATCGATATTTTTGCTTTCACTACCCCTATGACAAATATTTACCCCATACCCTTCTGTAGGTTCGTCTCTCCCTTTCCTTTTCCCAGCTTCACTTTCTATTTCTCTATCTCATTTTCTTCTTATTTTGCACTATTACCGGTTGGtttctcttttttctattttCCCTTATTCCTTACCTTACTTTTCACCTGTCTTATGTTTATAtgcttttgattttatttatgggTGTTTCGTTACGGACGTTCCACAAGTTTTTGGGTATAAAAAGTATAGTAGGCATTGAATGAGAACATGTTCCTTTTTTATCAACGACGTTCGTAGACATCTATCCAAACAAATAACAATTATTTTCCCTAACGATAGACGGCTACTTCATGGCGACCTAAAGTTTGGACGTCCTTAAAACGTATCTCAAATCTGAGGTGATATGATATTTGCCTAGAATTCAGTGAATTGGCTTATGCTGcagaaaattttgtagaaatagTAAAGGAAGACTTACACAAGGACTATAACTGCATAAATTGTATCTCTACAGCGATGTTTTTGTTAGTAAACCCTGAAATTTAAACTCAGATAacgttcatattttattgtgtcGGAAATTACCTTAATTCTTGCAAAGTTGAATTTTTCAGCTTCTCTACTCAGATATGAGCAAAACTgtttcatataaatttataaaaaataagagaACATTTTCCGAACGCTccaaccattgtgaattcatacaagcagcaaatgtttgacaaaaaaaaaacgttcacaatagtaaacagcctcgaacACATGTTTAATCGCTGTTCgtttacttaaatcatttgccaaTAGTGTTTTCCAAACATTTTCGTGAACGACTGATTTATTACATTctttacatatttaaaatttttttgcttaaCTGGCTCATATTTGATCTAATAACTAGATTTTGGAAATTAAAatcaatatgtagtctgattttctgtatacaaaattaaaagaaaagctgatttgataCACAAATAGGCGATTCAAGGCACTTCAATTTATTCACGACGAGcgaaaacaaacctttcttccattctctggccattcgcgacggtcattctccctgtcagctattatttgacaggtgcCTATGgaaatggaggaatagaaagatttttcacttgtatgaattcacaatggttccAACTTTTGACATTCTTATAGTCTTGACTGCGAATGCTTCTCGAAAAATAAATTATGGGACCATAAAGATACCCTAAGATGACCTTTAGTTTGGAAATTTAGACACGTAAAAATATTGCTGACttatttttttaaacttgaaatatattTTACGCCCGAACGCTTGCGAAAAATAACAGAGGATGTAGATAATATCAgatgtgcatacaaatgtgtgataagcaacaattgacgaacagctgggagtagatgttttttaaatgtaaaaatttagtttatgctaaatgtatgtatatatttttgtaaaaatgtgtaatTAATTCGAAATCTGCAATTTATATTAAGGTGTTATGTACTTTAATTTAGAAAATATGTTCTAATTATGATTTCTTGGCGAAATAAATACATAGTTTCCCCGAAGAAGACACAATaacgtgtcgaaacgcgtcggggaaaaaaagaaaaagtaatgtttttgctttaaattaaataaaaataaatgcaaggcgcgataacctccaaagagatctaaggccgagcttctcttccaatttgcgtcgtgctcctcttgattttccctacaaattggtcggacgggacctgcttttatgccgactccgaacggcatctgcaaggcagatgagtttgcactgagagcttttcatggcagaaatacactcggagcgcttgccaaacactgccgaggggcgaccccgcttagaaaaattttcttctaattgaaaaactttatttctaaaattttgatggtgctttgcccggggtgcgaacccagggcatacggtgtggtaggcggagcacgctaccatcacaccacggtggccgcctgctTTAAATTGAACGACCAAAAAAAGCtctaataaatatgtaaataaaaaataacgcCTTTTAATGCAATTTCATTGCTTAACCCTTTTAAGTTAAGTTTAAGTTTTTacagtttttttaattagtttgacGGAACATAGTGTGTgctatgtatatgtacatatctgcAATATTAAGGGCGATTTGTTAAAGCTTACACCAAACATTTATTTTAAGTATATTTGATTAATTGTTAATATCTTCTATATCAGCCAACAAATCGGGCCAATATTTGGAGTCGTGGAGGGCGAGATATCCAGACTATGATTGTTATCTATGAAATTATCCTAGGCAAAGCGTTTACATTTTCTCTTAGACTTTCGCTTGTCAATATGAAATATGAAGAGCTTATATGAACATTATTGAAAAGATAGGCAAAGAACTCATATTTCAAATCCAAACCCTATCGATATGAGGAAAGGTAGTTTGTTACCTTCATAGCTAGGTACGCgatataagtaaatatataagCTGAAACTTTGCTCGACACAGTTGTACCTACCCAGCCCCTACATTTATTAACATGTTACTAAAAagttttctttttggttttagatCATAACTGTCGAGTTTTTTGTTTCAAACTACAATCGCACTCATGGAATTAAAAATCTCGCAGTGGAGCGCTATTACATTGGCCGCTTAGAAATTGCAGATTGGATTGTGGAGAGCTATAAAAGTATTGGTTTTTTGATATTCGGTTCCGGAGTGGGACAATTAACAATGGATGTAGCCAAATATTCAATAGGACGTTTGCGACCACATTTTATTGCTGTAAGAGTGATTCACATCCACAATATTTTAGCCCATTTATAAATAGATAACCAATTAAATATCTCCCATATAGGTGTGCCAGCCCGTTCTAGCCGACGGTAGTACTTGTGACGACAACTTTAATGGGGGCCGCTACATCGAGGAGTTCACCTGTACTGGCGACTCTAGTACACGTATGCTAAAACAAATGCGGCTCAGCTTTCCTAGCGCACATGCGAGTTTTGCTTGTTTCACTATGATATACATGGCGGTAATTTGGTGTACACATAAAAAGCTCTTTATCATTTACCATTTTCCCTAAAACGGTTTTAGACCAAGGTGGAAAATGTTGTACCGTTGGTCAGTGTCATCTGTGCTTAGTTTTATTTCGGTTAGCCATTGTCCAAGACAGCTGCCAATATAGTGATGGAGTACATTTCATGAGCTTCCCAAAAGaacatttttaagaaaaaatactaTGAGGAAGCCCTTAATCTTAAATTCGGTAACCACAACCTTTCTTTGATTTGACAGGATATGGTACCTACGTCTTAAGACGTAtcctttttgcatttttttcacaTAGTACAAACCGGTTTAATTCATATCGTACCACTAAAAAATGTGACACTTCTTTCGGAAAGGTGTTAAATGCAATCTCACCCTAAGCTAGCAAGAAACCACCACTCAAATAAGAAAACACTTACCTTAAATGGAAAAAGCATttcctaaacaaaaaaaaatttttattgtaatatCAAGTtctaagtattgtaacgaatttactgcaaatcctcttatttgcccttttgctacgttcgaatcactaaactgttgaataaataactctaatattgaataatggaaaaatgccctttaataaagtacttcacaataacacttatactttgcaactagctggcttaataaccaaaatgactgatagcttaaatgaaactgatctattacccgacagatagcgtgcttaactgaaactgcttgtagcgcctctacccctggtgcttttatactctgtgatttcctcgtggcatcttctaggcgcttccaaaatttacttagtcaccgccatataattataactacagatgcttctcatatgcttgtatttatgagcgacacttccacaattacaattgcatgcttttgggagcatctcagatatctgcatgtgtttgtgcatctcttctctgctgcgtgtacgtacatatgtgtagacaatgatttattcgtttatgtagatacaagtgactgtctgctttattgttgttgtgacttcatttacttagcatcagactagggatgtgagtatcacttagtgtcactcatattcgtcacagtatgtataTCACAGtcatattttttccaaaactaCAAGTTCACTCAGAACAGGTTCATATTTATTTCAATCAAAAGATCAATTCTGCCAATATTATATTATCCGCCGAATATCAAACCTTGTGATAAgctaacaaaaaaaagaaaaaaaggacatgtggcactcggggactgccgcggtaaagctattgcatattatcaacttatgcaattataatatttatgcaacattttgttttctttgatattaattcaagttttgtcttttatattaattcaagttaacttttttaagcgtggtgaccgataagaaaacaaattttttacttttattgaataaatgagaagttaatatttaactttcactttaactataactttaactttaattttaactttaactttcgctt from Eurosta solidaginis isolate ZX-2024a chromosome 3, ASM4086904v1, whole genome shotgun sequence includes these protein-coding regions:
- the LOC137244465 gene encoding putative phosphatidate phosphatase isoform X2; the encoded protein is MSILRPTSITDAALLQRLESRNSYTSEPSSPTLQNCSNPKDSVHTTKASLATADTTAIKSSPTPLNDTQSKNNNKIDLTFDDFMKGRGGIIDHTKLTKMEYRSGMRQICFRVALDFFILCCVGLPVMAFHLWGVAYKRGFFCDDKTLKHPYNKSTVNNWMLCLMCFVLPISIIITVEFFVSNYNRTHGIKNLAVERYYIGRLEIADWIVESYKSIGFLIFGSGVGQLTMDVAKYSIGRLRPHFIAVCQPVLADGSTCDDNFNGGRYIEEFTCTGDSSTRMLKQMRLSFPSAHASFACFTMIYMANRMTWQRCKMVKHFIQYLLLMFAWYTGLTRVSDYQHHPMDVLAGSAIGALYAFFLARTTW
- the LOC137244465 gene encoding putative phosphatidate phosphatase isoform X3 — its product is MSILRPTSITDAALLQRLESRNSYTSEPSSPTLQNCSNPKDSVHTTKASLATADTTAIKSSPTPLNDTQSKNNNKIDLTFDDFMKGRGGIIDHTKLTKMEYRSGMRQICFRVALDFFILCCVGLPVMAFHLWGVAYKRGFFCDDKTLKHPYNKSTVNNWMLCLMCFVLPISIIITVEFFVSNYNRTHGIKNLAVERYYIGRLEIADWIVESYKSIGFLIFGSGVGQLTMDVAKYSIGRLRPHFIAVCQPVLADGSTCDDNFNGGRYIEEFTCTGDSSTRMLKQMRLSFPSAHASFACFTMIYMAARTTW